From a region of the Eublepharis macularius isolate TG4126 chromosome 7, MPM_Emac_v1.0, whole genome shotgun sequence genome:
- the PRDM14 gene encoding PR domain zinc finger protein 14 — MWGALGAGGLARAGQLRRGACLELTGCGGSRQVPSAGPLGSGQASPAAMASPLPGSAKEAGGGGESLLLLLRGCPLSSFRPVGPPPRFLEAPPPAPFPSPTAAEGRLAGGSPRLAPFPFPPPALPRPLPLLAAPCPPDGALPRRSSPPAPEPGYRFTAQELHAVLYGALPAAARQPHSPGSVEGQPLFPDKSSLQLPEGLTVLQTVFLDGPQLGVFCTQAIPKGVRFGPFQGKVVNTSEIKTYDDNSLMWEIFEDGRLSHFIDGKGASGNWMSLVNCARFPEEQNLTALQCQGQIYYESCKEISPGQELLVWYGDCYLQFLGIPISLKGPVEGKRAQQPCEESLEGFKCERCGKVFAYKYYRDKHLKYTRCVDQGDRKFPCHLCQRSFEKRDRLRIHVLHVHEKHRPHKCSICGKSFSQSSSLNKHMRVHSGERPYKCVYCNKAFTASSILRTHIRQHSGEKPFKCKHCGKAFASHAAHDSHVRRTHSNKDKGRTCTVCGKTFLEAEEFRFHMKFHAAL; from the exons ATGTGGGGCGCGCTGGGGGCCGGAGGGCTGGCCCGGGCCGGACAGCTGCGCCGAGGCGCCTGCCTGGAGCTCACGGGCTGCGGCGGCTCCCGGCAGGTCCCTTCCGCGGGTCCGCTCGGGTCCGGCCAGGCCAGCCCGGCCGCGATGGCCTCTCCGCTGCCCGGAAGCGCCAAGGAGGCCGGCGGCGGAGGCgagtcgctgctgctgctgctgcggggcTGTCCGCTCTCGTCCTTCCGCCCGGTGGGGCCCCCGCCGCGCTTCCTGGAGGCTCCGCCGCCGGCTCCCTTCCCGTCCCCGACGGCCGCAGAGGGTAGGCTGGCTGGAGGCTCTCCCCGCCTGGCGCCCTTCCCCTTCCCGCCGCCCGCTCTGCCCCGCCCGCTCCCGCTCCTGGCCGCGCCATGCCCCCCCGACGGAGCCTTGCCGAGAAGGAGCAGCCCGCCGGCGCCGGAGCCCGGCTACCGCTTCACCGCCCAGGAGCTCCACGCAGTCCTGTACGGGGCTCTCCCGGCAGCCGCCCGCCAGCCCCACAGCCCAG GCTCGGTTGAAGGTCAGCCGCTGTTTCCCGACAAGTCTTCTCTGCAACTCCCCGAAG GCCTTACCGTGCTGCAGACGGTGTTCCTAGACGGCCCCCAGCTGGGCGTCTTTTGCACCCAGGCCATCCCGAAGGGGGTCCGCTTCGGCCCTTTCCAAGGCAAAGTGGTCAACACCAGCGAGATCAAGACCTACGATGACAACTCCTTGATGTGGGAG ATCTTCGAGGACGGCCGCTTGAGTCATTTCATCGACGGCAAAGGCGCCTCCGGTAACTGGATGTCCTTAGTGAACTGCGCTCGCTTCCCGGAGGAGCAGAACCTGACGGCGCTCCAgtgccagggccagatctactaCGAGAGCTGCAAGGAGATCTCACCGGGCCAGGAGCTGCTGGTCTGGTACGGCGACTGCTACCTGCAGTTCCTGGGCATCCCCATCAGCCTGAAGGGCCCCGTCGAAGGGAAGCGAGCCCAGCAGCCCTGCGAAG AGTCCCTGGAAGGCTTCAAGTGCGAGCGCTGCGGCAAAGTCTTCGCCTACAAGTACTACCGCGACAAGCACCTGAAGTACACGCGCTGCGTGGACCAGGGCGACCGCAAGTTCCCCTGCCACCTCTGCCAGCGCTCCTTCGAGAAGCGGGACCGCCTGCGCATCCACGTCCTCCACGTCCACGAGAAGCACCGCCCGCACAAG TGCTCTatatgtgggaagagcttctctcagtcCTCTAGTCTAAACAAACACATGAGGGTGCATTCTGGGGAAAGGCCCTACAAGTGTGTGTACTGTAACAAG GCATTCACCGCCTCCAGTATCCTGCGTACTCACATCCGCCAGCATTCAGGAGAGAAGCCATTTAAGTGCAAACACTGTGGCAAGGCATTTGCCTCCCATGCAGCCCATGACAGTCACGTGCGGCGCACACACAGCAATAAGGACAAAGGCCGCACATGTACAGTGTGCGGCAAAACATTCCTAGAGGCAGAAGAATTCCGTTTTCACATGAAGTTCCATGCAGCTCTGTAG